The proteins below are encoded in one region of Maribacter aestuarii:
- a CDS encoding LytR/AlgR family response regulator transcription factor, producing MEQTVYIREKFKIPKVGKIPLYFFLVGVVFLSAVLQDYIYSYIKQTGFYISESMLYNTFWLLFIPFSVSINRLIRKINPKNKVGKLPLNLVAGIAFSFIHILFFTALFFSVINLVFTPPHRFSAIFNTALSNQFYIVLLWYTIFPAIFISKHKQTNIFHHYSEKTKLKIGRKIMTIPTATIQLIMTDKPYVKVCTNNQKFLDNKSLKEFESELDPAIFLRVHRSAIINVTYLKELKSRNNGDYDAKLENGQIIRLSRHYRNNWHQLLQ from the coding sequence ATGGAACAAACCGTTTACATACGGGAGAAATTTAAAATTCCAAAAGTTGGTAAAATACCGCTGTATTTTTTTCTTGTAGGCGTTGTTTTCCTGTCAGCGGTACTTCAAGACTACATTTACAGTTACATAAAGCAAACGGGGTTTTATATATCGGAATCCATGCTTTACAATACGTTTTGGCTTTTGTTCATCCCTTTTTCTGTTTCAATAAACCGACTTATCAGAAAAATTAATCCCAAGAACAAAGTGGGCAAACTACCCTTAAATCTAGTCGCTGGAATCGCTTTTAGCTTTATCCATATTCTATTTTTTACAGCTTTATTCTTTTCTGTAATTAATTTAGTGTTTACGCCTCCGCATCGGTTTTCTGCTATTTTTAATACTGCCCTTTCCAATCAATTCTACATCGTCCTATTGTGGTACACTATTTTTCCTGCAATTTTTATTTCTAAACACAAGCAAACTAACATATTCCATCACTATTCCGAAAAAACAAAGCTTAAAATCGGTAGGAAAATCATGACTATTCCAACAGCGACAATTCAGCTTATTATGACGGATAAGCCTTATGTTAAGGTTTGTACGAACAACCAAAAATTTCTTGACAACAAGAGTTTAAAAGAATTTGAATCTGAATTGGACCCGGCCATTTTTTTAAGAGTGCACCGCTCAGCAATCATAAACGTTACGTACCTAAAAGAACTAAAATCCAGAAATAATGGGGATTACGACGCGAAACTTGAGAACGGTCAAATCATCAGGTTAAGCAGGCACTACAGGAACAATTGGCATCAACTACTCCAGTAA
- a CDS encoding intradiol ring-cleavage dioxygenase codes for MLRLFKIGILLLTWLNLSICHAQTPNEQINILSDDFDKSPPFYHKIPERLLSTDTSPAFDEKGQKILLTGTVYKTDGKTPASNIVLYYYQTDPSGVYAIKEDEERNMPKNKLGQTHGYIRGWLRTDELGSYSIYTIKPGSYPSRDEPAHIHVTIKEEKIPEPYYIDDFVFDNDPLLTSEKRKRLKNRGGSGIIQFIRKDSIWVGTRDIILGLNIPKYE; via the coding sequence ATGCTACGATTATTTAAAATAGGGATACTACTATTAACTTGGCTGAACTTGTCCATTTGCCATGCACAAACTCCAAATGAACAGATAAATATTTTAAGTGATGATTTTGACAAATCGCCACCGTTTTACCACAAAATACCAGAACGTTTATTGTCAACCGACACTAGTCCTGCATTCGACGAAAAAGGCCAGAAAATCCTGCTAACGGGAACAGTATATAAAACAGACGGTAAAACACCGGCATCAAATATCGTTCTCTACTATTACCAAACAGATCCCAGTGGGGTTTACGCTATTAAAGAAGATGAAGAAAGGAACATGCCCAAAAACAAATTGGGCCAAACCCATGGCTACATTAGAGGTTGGCTAAGGACCGACGAGCTAGGAAGCTATTCAATCTACACCATAAAACCAGGCAGTTATCCAAGCAGGGATGAACCTGCCCACATTCATGTCACGATTAAGGAAGAAAAAATTCCAGAACCGTATTACATAGATGATTTTGTATTTGACAACGACCCGCTTCTAACATCAGAAAAAAGAAAAAGATTAAAAAATAGAGGAGGAAGTGGTATTATCCAATTTATACGGAAAGATAGTATTTGGGTTGGCACGCGTGATATCATTTTAGGCCTAAATATTCCCAAGTATGAATAG
- a CDS encoding YceI family protein: MNRMLVILILSLFISCMGRHNSKAQKATITNTKLKPTALIDGDTTYIDKVNSNIHWKGTKMRGAGKHEGEIDLKNGYLISECGQLVGGKFVVDMTTILVTDIPEHETIPRNNLNNHLKSQDFFDVEKHPNAEFQITIIDQTTADSLKVAGFLTLKDVTRHIEFFANYENDTFATKFTINRYEWDIAYTGSWSDRTLVDKNIEMNITLLTE; the protein is encoded by the coding sequence ATGAATAGGATGCTCGTAATTTTGATATTGTCGCTGTTTATTTCTTGTATGGGGAGACACAATTCCAAGGCTCAAAAAGCGACGATAACAAATACGAAATTAAAACCCACAGCATTGATTGATGGGGATACCACTTATATTGACAAGGTAAATTCGAACATTCATTGGAAAGGAACAAAAATGCGAGGAGCGGGAAAGCACGAAGGTGAAATCGATTTAAAAAACGGTTATTTAATAAGTGAATGTGGGCAATTGGTAGGTGGTAAATTTGTGGTAGACATGACCACCATACTAGTAACGGATATTCCGGAGCACGAAACCATTCCAAGGAACAACTTGAACAACCACCTAAAAAGTCAGGATTTTTTTGACGTGGAAAAACATCCAAACGCTGAGTTCCAGATTACAATCATTGATCAAACAACTGCTGACAGCCTAAAAGTTGCAGGATTCCTAACCTTGAAGGATGTGACTAGACATATTGAGTTTTTCGCAAACTATGAAAACGACACATTCGCCACAAAGTTTACCATCAACAGATATGAATGGGATATTGCCTACACGGGCAGTTGGTCCGATAGGACGCTTGTGGACAAGAATATAGAAATGAACATTACCCTGCTGACAGAATAA
- the gldC gene encoding gliding motility protein GldC, translating into MADLHTSEITLIVGLDENRVPEKLSWSAQDGGIDNEDAKAMLLSVWDSKNQESLKIDLWTKDMPVDEMKIFFHQTLVSLSNTFMKATQDEKMTATMKDFCDYFAEKMELKR; encoded by the coding sequence ATGGCAGATTTGCACACATCGGAAATAACTTTGATCGTAGGATTGGATGAAAACCGTGTACCGGAAAAATTGTCTTGGTCCGCTCAAGATGGGGGAATAGATAATGAAGATGCAAAAGCAATGTTGTTATCTGTTTGGGACAGTAAGAATCAGGAATCCTTGAAAATTGACTTATGGACCAAGGATATGCCCGTAGACGAAATGAAAATCTTTTTTCACCAAACCTTGGTTTCGTTGTCCAATACTTTTATGAAGGCCACCCAAGATGAAAAAATGACGGCCACCATGAAGGATTTCTGTGATTATTTTGCGGAGAAAATGGAATTAAAACGGTAG